In Paralcaligenes sp. KSB-10, the following are encoded in one genomic region:
- the rpsA gene encoding 30S ribosomal protein S1 codes for MSSISTTAASGGESFADLFAESIKNQDMKSGEVISAEVVRIDHNFVVVNAGLKSEALIPLEEFLNDQGELEVQAGDFVSVAIDSLENGYGDTILSRDRAKRLSAWLQLEQALESGEMVTGTITGKVKGGLTVMTNGIRAFLPGSLVDLRPVKDTTPYEGKTMEFKVIKLDRKRNNVVLSRRSVLEASMGEERQKLLETLSEGSVVKGVVKNITDYGAFVDLGGIDGLLHITDMAWRRVRHPSEVLQVGQEVEAKVLKFDQEKSRVSLGVKQLGEDPWVGLARRYPQGTRLFGKVTNLTDYGAFVEVEAGIEGLVHVSEMDWTNKNVDPRKVVTLGEEVEVMVLEIDEDRRRISLGMKQCRANPWEEFSINFKRGDKVRGAIKSITDFGVFVGLPGGIDGLVHLSDLSWTETGEEAVRNFKKGDEIDAVVLGIDTDKERISLGIKQLEGDPFNNFVATYDKGAVVPGVIKSVEAKGAVVTLSVDVEGYLRASEISAGRVEDATTVLKAGENVETMIVNIDRKARSIQLSVKARDNAETADTIQRMSEASASSGTTNLGALLKAKLDQQRDDG; via the coding sequence ATGTCTTCCATTTCAACCACTGCTGCCTCGGGCGGCGAAAGCTTTGCCGATTTATTTGCTGAAAGTATCAAAAACCAGGACATGAAGTCTGGTGAGGTCATTTCGGCGGAAGTCGTGCGTATCGATCACAATTTTGTCGTGGTCAACGCCGGCCTGAAATCCGAAGCACTGATTCCTCTTGAAGAATTCCTGAACGATCAGGGCGAACTCGAAGTCCAGGCGGGCGATTTCGTCTCCGTCGCCATTGATTCGCTCGAAAACGGCTATGGCGACACCATCCTGTCGCGCGACCGTGCAAAACGTCTGTCGGCCTGGCTGCAACTCGAACAAGCCCTCGAGTCCGGCGAAATGGTTACCGGCACGATTACCGGCAAAGTCAAAGGCGGCCTGACCGTCATGACCAATGGCATCCGCGCCTTCCTGCCCGGTTCGCTGGTCGATCTGCGTCCTGTCAAGGACACTACGCCCTACGAGGGCAAGACCATGGAATTCAAAGTGATCAAGCTCGATCGCAAGCGCAATAACGTTGTGCTGTCGCGTCGCTCGGTCCTTGAAGCCAGCATGGGCGAAGAGCGCCAGAAACTGCTCGAAACACTCAGCGAAGGCTCGGTGGTCAAGGGCGTGGTCAAGAATATTACCGATTACGGCGCGTTCGTCGATCTCGGCGGCATCGATGGCCTGCTGCACATTACCGATATGGCATGGCGTCGTGTGCGTCATCCTTCCGAAGTGCTGCAGGTGGGCCAGGAAGTCGAAGCCAAAGTGCTCAAGTTCGACCAGGAGAAAAGCCGTGTTTCCCTGGGCGTCAAGCAGTTGGGCGAAGACCCCTGGGTCGGCCTGGCACGTCGCTATCCGCAAGGCACCCGCCTGTTCGGCAAGGTCACCAACCTGACCGACTACGGCGCGTTCGTTGAAGTCGAAGCCGGCATTGAAGGCCTGGTGCACGTTTCCGAAATGGACTGGACCAACAAGAACGTCGATCCGCGCAAAGTGGTTACATTGGGCGAAGAAGTCGAAGTCATGGTCCTCGAAATCGACGAAGACCGTCGCCGTATTTCCCTGGGCATGAAGCAGTGCCGCGCCAATCCGTGGGAAGAGTTCTCCATCAACTTCAAACGCGGCGACAAGGTTCGCGGCGCGATCAAGTCCATCACCGACTTCGGCGTGTTTGTCGGCCTGCCCGGCGGCATCGATGGCCTGGTTCACCTGTCCGATTTGTCCTGGACCGAAACCGGCGAAGAAGCCGTGCGCAACTTCAAGAAGGGCGACGAAATCGACGCCGTGGTGCTTGGCATCGATACCGACAAGGAACGTATTTCCCTGGGCATCAAACAGCTCGAAGGCGATCCGTTCAACAACTTCGTGGCCACCTACGACAAAGGCGCAGTGGTTCCTGGCGTGATCAAATCGGTCGAAGCCAAGGGTGCCGTCGTAACGTTGTCGGTTGATGTCGAGGGCTACTTGCGTGCCTCCGAAATCTCCGCCGGCCGTGTCGAAGACGCCACCACCGTACTGAAGGCCGGTGAAAACGTCGAAACCATGATTGTCAACATCGATCGCAAGGCGCGCTCGATTCAGTTGTCGGTCAAGGCTCGCGATAACGCCGAAACCGCCGATACCATCCAGCGTATGTCGGAAGCCAGCGCTTCGTCGGGCACCACCAATCTTGGCGCCTTGCTTAAAGCCAAGCTCGACCAGCAACGCGACGACGGTTAA
- the hisC gene encoding histidinol-phosphate transaminase, protein MTTNDIKKGADGAQVPDYILGIAPYQAGKPIEELAREFNLDVANIVKLASNENPLGLPTSVQLAMISASSSLARYPDPNGFDLKSALAKRYDIPADWLTLGNGSNDLLELASLAFLSPGTACVYAQHAFAVYRLATQARGARHIVVPAREYGHDLDAMFAAIDVDTRLVFIANPNNPTGTFLPQAKVAAFLKQVHDRHGDRVTVLLDEAYNEYLDPELRFDSSIWVRQFSNLIVTRTFSKAYGLAGLRVGFAMAQPRLTDLLNRVRQPFNVNSLAQAAATAALEDTAFLKQAYDINKAGKKTLCEAFDKLKLNYVPSYGNFVLVHVGDAARINLELLKRGVIVRPVAGDGLPEWLRVSIGLPKENARFIEALTQILAER, encoded by the coding sequence ATGACTACGAACGATATCAAGAAGGGCGCCGACGGCGCCCAGGTGCCGGACTATATCCTGGGCATTGCCCCTTATCAGGCGGGCAAGCCGATCGAGGAACTGGCCCGCGAGTTCAATCTCGATGTTGCCAATATCGTCAAGCTGGCTTCGAACGAAAACCCGCTGGGCCTGCCGACGTCGGTGCAATTGGCCATGATTTCGGCATCGAGCTCATTGGCGCGGTATCCCGATCCCAATGGTTTCGATCTGAAGTCGGCCCTGGCCAAACGCTACGATATTCCGGCGGACTGGCTTACTTTGGGCAATGGCTCGAACGATCTGCTCGAATTGGCTTCGCTGGCGTTTTTATCGCCGGGTACGGCCTGCGTCTATGCCCAGCATGCTTTTGCCGTGTATCGCCTGGCCACCCAGGCGCGCGGCGCGCGCCACATCGTGGTGCCCGCGCGCGAATACGGTCACGATCTGGATGCCATGTTTGCGGCCATCGACGTCGATACGCGGCTGGTGTTCATCGCCAATCCCAATAACCCGACCGGCACATTCTTGCCGCAAGCAAAGGTTGCCGCGTTTTTGAAACAGGTCCATGACCGTCATGGCGACCGTGTCACTGTTTTGCTGGACGAAGCCTACAACGAGTACCTCGATCCCGAGCTGCGTTTCGACAGTTCGATCTGGGTGCGGCAGTTTTCCAATCTGATTGTGACGCGCACCTTTTCCAAGGCTTATGGCTTGGCGGGATTGCGGGTTGGATTTGCGATGGCGCAGCCCCGGCTTACCGATTTGCTCAATCGCGTGCGCCAGCCTTTCAATGTAAATAGCCTGGCCCAGGCGGCTGCCACGGCGGCGCTGGAAGATACCGCTTTCTTGAAGCAGGCTTACGATATCAACAAGGCGGGCAAGAAAACGCTTTGCGAGGCCTTCGACAAGTTGAAGTTGAATTATGTGCCCAGCTACGGGAATTTTGTGCTGGTGCATGTCGGCGACGCGGCGCGCATCAATCTCGAGCTGCTCAAGCGCGGCGTGATTGTGCGCCCCGTTGCGGGCGACGGCTTGCCCGAATGGCTGCGTGTGTCGATAGGCCTGCCTAAAGAAAATGCACGCTTCATCGAAGCGCTGACCCAGATTCTTGCGGAGCGATGA
- a CDS encoding integration host factor subunit beta, whose protein sequence is MTKSELIAILASRYPQLAARDTDYAVKTVLDAMTQALASGQRIEIRGFGSFSLSERSPRIGRNPKSGEKVLVPGKQVPHFKAGKELRERVDSAFDEEVKAAGESVFNMGQFDTRMMHG, encoded by the coding sequence GTGACTAAGTCTGAACTGATCGCGATACTCGCGAGCCGTTATCCGCAATTGGCAGCACGCGATACGGATTACGCCGTCAAAACGGTTCTCGATGCCATGACCCAGGCTTTGGCCAGCGGTCAGCGCATCGAGATCCGCGGCTTCGGCAGTTTTTCCTTGTCAGAGCGTTCACCGCGTATAGGCCGCAACCCCAAGTCGGGCGAAAAAGTGCTGGTGCCAGGTAAACAGGTGCCTCACTTCAAAGCCGGCAAAGAGCTGCGCGAGCGGGTCGATTCGGCTTTTGACGAAGAGGTCAAGGCTGCCGGCGAGTCCGTCTTCAATATGGGACAGTTCGACACGCGCATGATGCACGGATAG
- a CDS encoding lipopolysaccharide assembly LapA domain-containing protein, translated as MRYLVWILRLLVFILVLLFALKNTGPVDVSFYAGHVVTGVPLIVVMLVVFVLGVLFGLLVAAPSLVRRRREVKKLKRDLDRLHDRLRQPAVHNDAVVPETVAPLAPL; from the coding sequence ATGCGCTACCTGGTATGGATATTGCGATTATTGGTTTTCATCCTGGTCCTGTTGTTTGCCCTCAAGAACACCGGGCCGGTCGATGTCAGTTTTTATGCCGGCCATGTCGTAACGGGGGTGCCGCTTATCGTTGTGATGCTGGTGGTATTCGTTTTGGGCGTTTTGTTTGGATTGCTGGTGGCAGCCCCGTCGCTCGTACGTCGGCGCCGCGAAGTCAAAAAGCTCAAGCGCGATCTGGATCGCTTGCACGACAGGCTCAGGCAACCCGCGGTTCACAACGACGCCGTGGTTCCTGAAACGGTCGCCCCGTTGGCGCCGTTATAA
- the pheA gene encoding prephenate dehydratase translates to MDDSLLARLRPIRERIDALDEQILDLLNQRAKAALEVGEVKQAFDSAGPVLKPEREAMVIRRLQALNKGPFTEQAVEAVWSQVISTCRGLESTLTVAYLGPQGSFSEQAALEHFGHAITPLRCNSFDEVFRAVEAGQANAGMVPVENSTEGAVNRTLDLLLNSPLKVLGERSINIHHCLMTQSGTLDGVKRVMAHPQALAQCQSWLTQNHPELERDAASSNAEAARVAAQDPGVAAIAGTTAASAWNLQVVASGIQDDPQNRTRFLAVGAIETLPSGHDKTSVILAVPNRAGAVYEMLAPLANNGVSMTRLESRPARTGQWEYYFYVDLLGHRDEPSVAQALADLKKQVAFFKVLGSYPTQ, encoded by the coding sequence ATGGATGATTCTTTACTAGCCCGGTTGCGTCCGATACGCGAACGCATCGATGCCCTGGATGAGCAGATTCTCGATCTGCTCAATCAGCGCGCCAAGGCCGCACTCGAAGTCGGCGAGGTCAAACAGGCTTTCGATTCCGCGGGGCCGGTGCTCAAGCCGGAGCGCGAAGCGATGGTGATACGCCGCCTGCAGGCCCTCAACAAGGGGCCGTTTACCGAGCAGGCGGTCGAAGCGGTGTGGAGCCAGGTCATTTCCACTTGCCGCGGCCTGGAAAGCACGCTGACTGTGGCTTATCTGGGCCCGCAGGGCTCGTTTTCCGAACAGGCGGCGCTCGAGCATTTCGGGCATGCCATTACGCCATTGCGCTGCAATTCCTTCGACGAGGTGTTTCGTGCCGTCGAGGCGGGCCAGGCCAACGCGGGCATGGTGCCGGTCGAGAATTCCACCGAAGGCGCTGTGAATCGCACGCTCGATCTGCTGCTCAATTCGCCGCTCAAGGTGCTGGGCGAACGCTCGATCAATATTCATCATTGCCTGATGACCCAGTCGGGCACGCTCGACGGCGTCAAGCGCGTCATGGCGCACCCGCAGGCGCTTGCACAGTGCCAGTCGTGGCTGACGCAAAATCATCCCGAGCTGGAACGCGACGCGGCCTCGAGCAATGCCGAGGCGGCCCGCGTGGCCGCCCAGGACCCTGGCGTTGCCGCCATTGCCGGCACTACGGCCGCTTCGGCATGGAATTTGCAAGTAGTGGCCTCGGGCATCCAGGACGATCCGCAGAATCGTACCCGTTTCCTGGCTGTGGGCGCGATTGAAACCCTGCCCAGCGGGCACGACAAGACCAGCGTGATTCTGGCGGTGCCCAATCGCGCCGGCGCCGTGTACGAAATGCTTGCGCCTTTGGCCAATAACGGTGTGTCGATGACGCGCCTGGAATCGCGGCCGGCCCGCACCGGGCAGTGGGAATATTATTTCTATGTCGACCTGTTGGGGCACCGCGATGAGCCGTCAGTCGCGCAGGCCTTGGCTGATCTCAAGAAACAAGTCGCTTTTTTCAAGGTGCTGGGCTCTTATCCCACCCAGTAA
- a CDS encoding prephenate dehydrogenase/arogenate dehydrogenase family protein — protein MTTGPQTPASPRVGVLAVIGVGLIGGSFAAALRQRQAVGHILGVGRAAHSLARARQLGLIDEVASIRQAAEQADVIMLAAPVGASGKILAEIEPYLRDDTLITDVGSTKANVVEAARVALGERVGQFVPGHPIAGAEKTGPEAADAALYQGRTVVLTPLAENSAAAKLYLTQLWERCGARVICMEPEAHDVVLASVSHVPHFLSSVFMGQVAAAHDSDVRLGLAGSGFRDFTRIAAGSPEMWRDIFLANRDAVLSELQEVRAALRQAEDALQREDAAALHDFLERAALARRFWGSRSGLS, from the coding sequence ATGACTACCGGGCCCCAGACGCCAGCCTCTCCCCGGGTGGGAGTGCTGGCTGTGATCGGAGTGGGTCTGATAGGCGGCTCTTTTGCGGCGGCATTGCGCCAGCGGCAGGCGGTCGGACATATTCTCGGTGTCGGGCGCGCTGCGCATTCCCTGGCGCGCGCCAGGCAACTGGGATTGATCGACGAAGTGGCCAGCATCAGGCAGGCCGCCGAGCAGGCCGATGTGATCATGCTGGCCGCTCCAGTTGGGGCAAGCGGCAAGATACTGGCTGAAATAGAACCCTATCTCCGTGACGATACCCTCATTACCGATGTCGGCAGCACCAAAGCGAATGTAGTGGAGGCGGCCCGTGTCGCCCTGGGTGAACGGGTAGGCCAATTTGTGCCTGGCCACCCCATTGCCGGAGCCGAAAAGACCGGCCCGGAAGCCGCCGATGCCGCTCTTTATCAGGGCCGTACAGTGGTATTGACTCCGCTGGCTGAAAATTCCGCCGCGGCAAAGCTGTACCTGACCCAGTTGTGGGAGCGCTGTGGGGCGCGGGTCATCTGCATGGAGCCCGAGGCGCATGATGTCGTGCTGGCGTCGGTCAGCCATGTTCCGCATTTTCTGTCTTCGGTTTTCATGGGGCAGGTTGCCGCGGCGCATGACTCCGATGTGCGGCTTGGCCTGGCGGGTAGCGGGTTCCGTGACTTTACGCGCATCGCGGCGGGTTCGCCTGAAATGTGGCGCGATATTTTTCTGGCCAATCGGGACGCCGTGCTTTCCGAATTGCAGGAGGTCAGGGCGGCATTGCGGCAGGCCGAAGATGCCTTGCAGCGCGAAGATGCGGCGGCTTTGCACGATTTTCTTGAACGGGCAGCGCTGGCGCGCCGCTTTTGGGGCAGCAGGAGCGGTTTGTCATGA
- the serC gene encoding 3-phosphoserine/phosphohydroxythreonine transaminase, protein MRPWNFSAGPSALPLEVLQQAAAEMTDWHGSGMSVMEMSHRGKQFTQIRDEAEADLRELLAVPDDYAVMFMQGGATAENAILPLNLIGRGGALKADYVLSGIWSNKSHKEAQRYGDIAVAASSGSAVQVDGREQEPWTWFPDPGQWRVRPDAAYLHLCSNETIGGVEFAQWPDTAQLGAANVPLVVDASSHFLSRPIDFSKAGLIYAGAQKNAGPAGVTVVLARPDLIGHALPVCPSAFDYANVAGSQSMFNTPPTYAIYIAGLVFKWIKRQGGVAAMERANIAKSQALYAFLDSSGFYMAKVQAKARSRMNAPFFLRDESLNGEFLVQAEAAGLMQLKGHKSVGGMRASIYNAVPLEGVQALITFMREFERRHG, encoded by the coding sequence ATGCGCCCGTGGAATTTTTCGGCGGGCCCGTCGGCTTTGCCGCTTGAAGTATTGCAGCAGGCTGCGGCCGAAATGACGGATTGGCACGGCAGCGGAATGTCGGTCATGGAAATGAGCCACCGCGGCAAGCAGTTTACGCAAATCCGCGATGAAGCCGAAGCGGACCTGCGCGAATTGCTGGCCGTGCCCGACGACTATGCCGTGATGTTCATGCAGGGCGGGGCGACGGCTGAAAATGCCATCTTGCCGCTGAATCTTATCGGCCGGGGTGGCGCGCTCAAGGCCGATTACGTCCTGTCCGGCATCTGGTCCAACAAATCGCACAAGGAAGCGCAGCGCTACGGCGACATCGCCGTAGCGGCGTCAAGCGGCAGCGCGGTACAGGTCGATGGACGGGAACAGGAGCCCTGGACCTGGTTTCCCGATCCGGGACAATGGCGTGTGCGCCCGGATGCGGCTTATCTGCACCTGTGCAGCAACGAAACCATAGGCGGGGTCGAGTTCGCGCAGTGGCCCGATACGGCCCAACTGGGTGCGGCCAATGTGCCGCTGGTGGTCGATGCATCGTCGCATTTTCTGTCCCGCCCGATCGATTTTTCCAAGGCTGGGCTGATATATGCCGGCGCGCAGAAAAATGCCGGGCCGGCGGGAGTTACCGTCGTACTGGCGCGGCCCGACCTGATCGGCCATGCGCTGCCCGTATGCCCTTCGGCGTTCGATTATGCCAATGTGGCCGGCTCCCAATCCATGTTCAATACGCCGCCTACCTATGCCATTTATATTGCCGGGCTGGTGTTCAAATGGATCAAGCGCCAGGGCGGCGTTGCGGCCATGGAGCGCGCCAATATTGCCAAATCCCAGGCCTTGTATGCCTTTCTGGACAGCTCCGGTTTTTATATGGCCAAGGTTCAGGCCAAAGCCCGCTCGCGCATGAATGCGCCGTTTTTCCTGCGTGACGAATCGCTTAACGGCGAGTTCCTGGTCCAGGCGGAAGCGGCCGGCCTGATGCAGCTGAAAGGGCACAAAAGCGTCGGCGGCATGCGTGCCTCCATTTACAATGCCGTGCCTCTGGAAGGGGTTCAGGCTCTGATTACTTTCATGCGGGAATTCGAGCGGCGACATGGATGA
- the cmk gene encoding (d)CMP kinase, whose product MTMTDFSTIPVITIDGPTASGKGTIAHRVAQALGWSVLDSGALYRLTALAVLDQGIDPADEQAVARAAGHLDVRFNGEQVWLAGRDVAPLIREERVGNLASQIAAYGSVRQALLTRQQAFRQPPGLVADGRDMGTVVFPDAVLKIFLVADVAARAERRCKQLKGKGFSANLANLMQDMRARDERDRNRANAPLKAAPDAKTIDSSDLSIDETVKAVLDHWSSLGTQA is encoded by the coding sequence ATGACAATGACTGATTTTTCGACGATACCGGTAATTACCATCGATGGCCCCACTGCTTCCGGCAAGGGTACGATTGCTCATCGGGTTGCGCAGGCCCTGGGCTGGTCGGTACTCGATAGCGGCGCACTGTATCGACTGACCGCCCTGGCTGTGCTGGACCAGGGCATCGATCCTGCGGACGAACAGGCTGTCGCCCGTGCGGCCGGCCATCTCGATGTCCGCTTCAATGGCGAGCAGGTGTGGCTGGCCGGCCGCGATGTGGCGCCCCTGATACGCGAGGAACGGGTCGGCAATCTGGCTTCCCAGATAGCGGCGTACGGTTCCGTTCGGCAGGCATTGCTTACGCGTCAGCAGGCGTTTCGCCAACCGCCAGGGCTGGTGGCTGACGGGCGCGACATGGGTACGGTGGTCTTCCCGGATGCCGTTTTAAAGATTTTTTTGGTGGCCGATGTTGCGGCGCGGGCTGAAAGACGCTGTAAGCAGTTGAAGGGAAAGGGATTTTCTGCTAACCTTGCGAACCTGATGCAGGATATGCGTGCGCGCGATGAGCGCGACCGCAATCGGGCGAATGCGCCGCTGAAAGCGGCGCCAGACGCCAAAACAATCGATTCGTCCGATCTTTCCATCGACGAAACGGTTAAAGCGGTACTCGACCATTGGTCGAGCCTGGGTACTCAAGCGTAA
- the aroA gene encoding 3-phosphoshikimate 1-carboxyvinyltransferase has product MTGVSSLRLSPVSAARGVVALPGSKSISNRVLLLAALAQGTTRLEGLLDSDDTRVMLAALRQLGVQVRSLGPTEVEIQGGSPFAVRHGALFLGNAGTAFRPLTAALAMMGGDYQLSGVPRMHERPIGDLVEALNALGAQVRYLGASGYPPLSIAPGSIQAERGIRVKGSVSSQFLTALLMAAPIHTGAGRDPLTIEVEGELISKPYILITLNLMARFGVTVQREGWQRFTIPAGSIYRSPGTLAIEGDASSASYFMALGAIGGGPVQIQGVGSDSIQGDIAFADTIEAMGAQVTRRAASIEVSGVQVARGGKLKAFDLDFNLIPDAAMTAATLALYADGPCTLRNIGSWRVKETDRIHAMHTELGKLGARVESGPDWIRVHPVAASQWQPASIATYDDHRMAMCFSLASFGPVAVTILDPDCVSKTFPDYFSVFRNLVQT; this is encoded by the coding sequence ATGACGGGTGTATCCAGCTTGCGTTTGTCTCCGGTGAGTGCGGCACGGGGCGTAGTGGCCTTGCCCGGATCCAAAAGCATTTCCAATCGCGTGCTCTTGCTGGCGGCTCTTGCCCAAGGCACCACCCGGCTTGAAGGCCTGCTCGACTCCGACGACACTCGTGTGATGCTGGCGGCTTTGCGCCAGTTGGGCGTGCAGGTCCGCAGCCTGGGGCCTACCGAGGTCGAAATTCAAGGCGGTTCGCCATTTGCAGTGCGGCACGGCGCTTTGTTCCTGGGTAATGCCGGGACAGCGTTTCGTCCCTTGACCGCCGCGCTGGCCATGATGGGTGGCGATTATCAGTTGTCGGGTGTGCCGCGCATGCATGAGCGCCCCATAGGCGATCTGGTCGAGGCCTTGAATGCGTTGGGGGCGCAGGTGCGGTATTTGGGCGCGTCCGGTTATCCGCCTTTGTCGATAGCTCCCGGATCAATACAGGCGGAACGGGGAATACGGGTCAAAGGGTCGGTGTCCAGCCAATTCCTGACCGCCTTGCTGATGGCCGCGCCGATTCATACCGGTGCGGGACGGGATCCCCTGACTATCGAGGTGGAGGGCGAACTGATTTCCAAGCCCTACATTCTGATTACCCTGAACCTGATGGCGCGTTTTGGCGTTACGGTGCAGCGCGAGGGCTGGCAGCGTTTTACCATTCCGGCGGGGTCCATATACCGTTCGCCCGGAACCCTGGCCATTGAAGGCGACGCCTCTTCGGCCTCTTATTTCATGGCCCTGGGTGCGATCGGCGGAGGTCCCGTTCAGATTCAAGGAGTAGGCTCCGACAGCATCCAGGGCGATATTGCGTTTGCCGATACGATAGAAGCCATGGGCGCCCAGGTCACGCGGCGCGCGGCCTCCATTGAGGTGAGCGGCGTACAGGTTGCGCGCGGCGGCAAACTCAAGGCGTTTGACCTGGATTTCAATCTGATTCCCGATGCCGCCATGACGGCCGCTACCCTGGCCTTGTATGCCGACGGGCCTTGCACATTGCGCAATATCGGCAGTTGGCGGGTCAAGGAAACCGATCGCATTCACGCCATGCATACCGAATTGGGCAAGCTGGGCGCACGAGTCGAATCAGGGCCGGACTGGATTCGGGTTCATCCCGTGGCGGCGTCGCAATGGCAGCCTGCGTCGATTGCCACCTACGACGACCATCGCATGGCCATGTGTTTTTCCCTGGCATCGTTCGGGCCTGTTGCGGTGACGATTCTCGATCCCGATTGCGTCAGCAAGACTTTCCCGGATTATTTTTCGGTGTTTCGAAATTTGGTGCAAACCTGA